The following proteins are co-located in the Gordonia polyisoprenivorans genome:
- a CDS encoding ABC transporter permease encodes MAASSVMRKVSLRNLRAHKLRLFLTVFSIVLGTSFVAGSIVFTSTISHAFNSIFEGAAQGVAVEITPQRSTSDGVPDSVVDQLRDRKQELGIDKIVTNQQGPVTIAGADGKALQTGGAPSIATAYIPPDQAISSERLLPGGRAPNGQNEIVLNSSAADKGGLKVGSKTKLVIGQGSTQPLEVTVVGLVDLPTSTGGYVNVQFDQQTASDIFSDGSHVAVVDMSAVSGVSADELAKRVSALVDTDEYKVRTGDQVRADEKAQVNQFLTIFTGILLAFAAIGLIVGTFIIYNTFSMIVAQRNRELALLRAIGASRRQVSRSVLFEAFVVGVIGGLVGLGVGIGLAAVLKAVVGSASGLPSGSLQVGVWAVLAALFVGIVVTMVSAWVPAVRAARVSPVEAMRAGVTEGAAPLRNRTLVGVVFLLIAIGTIAWGAMGAGLLRAVVVGIGAGAAIVASVLAGPALSKPIVGGLGRVIGAPFGTVGRLARTNAVRNPRRSAATAFALTLGLMLVAVIGTLGASFKGTVDQAVDAGIRADYIVAGTNNSPVPESVAGAVTKVPGISDAVSFGIVSARIDGQPRTGFAALGGDLNGVSVLNMLDGASDKLPADGMFISERTANERGWKRGQTLTFTSADGSQVPVTIAGVYQDNEALQPWMVGSQVYEKVMPETSRITFGLFVKAAPGTNLDTLRTDLENATSGYLTVQVETREQYKSSISEQIDQMLATLYAMLGLALLIAVLGIINTLALSVVERKREIGMLRAIGTLRSQIRRTIYLESVLIAIYGAVLGVVLGSVIGWALVRTLARWGLGDPVLPWSLMGWTLLASAAVGVLAALWPAVRAARTKPLEAIAEG; translated from the coding sequence ATGGCCGCATCATCGGTGATGCGCAAGGTCTCCCTGCGAAACCTGCGTGCGCACAAGCTCCGATTGTTCCTGACCGTCTTCTCGATCGTCCTGGGTACCTCGTTCGTTGCCGGGTCGATCGTGTTCACCTCCACCATCTCCCACGCGTTCAACTCGATCTTCGAAGGCGCGGCACAAGGTGTGGCCGTCGAGATCACGCCGCAACGATCGACCTCCGACGGTGTGCCTGACAGCGTCGTCGACCAGCTCCGGGATCGTAAGCAGGAGTTGGGGATCGACAAGATCGTCACCAATCAGCAGGGGCCGGTGACGATCGCCGGCGCCGACGGCAAGGCGCTGCAGACCGGTGGTGCCCCGAGTATCGCCACCGCCTACATTCCGCCGGATCAGGCGATCTCCTCGGAGAGACTGCTGCCCGGTGGCCGGGCGCCCAATGGGCAGAACGAGATCGTGCTCAACTCCTCGGCCGCCGACAAGGGTGGCCTGAAGGTCGGATCGAAGACGAAACTCGTGATCGGACAAGGTAGTACGCAGCCGTTGGAGGTGACCGTCGTCGGCCTCGTCGACCTGCCCACCTCGACCGGCGGGTACGTCAACGTCCAGTTCGACCAGCAAACCGCGTCCGACATCTTTTCCGACGGTTCGCATGTCGCGGTGGTCGACATGTCCGCGGTGTCCGGGGTATCCGCCGACGAACTCGCCAAGCGGGTGTCGGCGCTCGTCGACACCGACGAGTACAAGGTGCGTACCGGCGACCAGGTGCGCGCGGACGAGAAGGCCCAGGTCAACCAGTTCCTGACCATTTTCACCGGAATCCTGTTGGCATTCGCGGCAATCGGGCTCATCGTCGGTACCTTCATCATCTACAACACCTTCTCGATGATCGTCGCGCAACGCAATCGTGAACTGGCCCTGCTGCGCGCCATCGGTGCCAGCCGGCGTCAGGTGTCGCGCTCGGTGCTCTTCGAGGCGTTCGTCGTCGGCGTCATCGGCGGGCTCGTCGGGCTCGGTGTCGGCATCGGATTGGCCGCGGTGTTGAAGGCGGTGGTTGGTTCCGCGTCGGGTCTGCCGAGTGGTTCCCTGCAGGTCGGTGTGTGGGCGGTGCTCGCCGCGCTGTTCGTCGGGATCGTCGTCACGATGGTCAGCGCGTGGGTGCCCGCGGTCCGTGCCGCACGGGTGTCCCCGGTGGAGGCGATGCGTGCCGGGGTCACCGAAGGTGCTGCGCCGCTCCGTAATCGGACGCTGGTCGGCGTCGTCTTCTTGCTGATCGCCATCGGCACGATCGCGTGGGGCGCGATGGGCGCAGGCCTATTGCGCGCGGTGGTGGTCGGTATCGGCGCTGGTGCGGCGATCGTCGCATCGGTGTTGGCCGGACCGGCACTGTCCAAACCCATCGTGGGTGGTCTCGGCCGGGTGATCGGTGCGCCGTTCGGCACGGTCGGACGGTTGGCCCGGACCAACGCGGTGCGCAATCCACGACGCAGCGCGGCGACCGCGTTCGCGCTGACCCTCGGTCTGATGCTGGTCGCCGTGATCGGCACCCTCGGCGCCTCGTTCAAGGGAACCGTCGATCAGGCCGTCGACGCGGGTATCCGGGCCGACTACATCGTTGCGGGCACCAACAATTCGCCGGTGCCCGAGTCGGTGGCCGGGGCGGTCACCAAGGTGCCGGGCATCTCCGACGCCGTGTCGTTCGGCATCGTGTCGGCGCGTATCGACGGTCAGCCGCGCACCGGGTTCGCCGCTCTCGGTGGTGATCTCAATGGTGTGTCGGTATTGAACATGCTCGACGGTGCATCCGACAAGCTGCCGGCCGACGGGATGTTCATCAGTGAACGCACCGCCAACGAGCGTGGCTGGAAACGTGGGCAGACCCTGACCTTCACCTCGGCCGACGGGTCGCAGGTGCCGGTCACGATCGCCGGCGTGTACCAGGACAACGAGGCGCTGCAGCCGTGGATGGTTGGCTCGCAGGTGTATGAGAAGGTCATGCCGGAAACGAGCCGGATCACGTTCGGGCTGTTCGTGAAGGCGGCACCCGGTACTAACCTCGACACCCTGCGCACCGATCTCGAGAACGCGACGTCGGGGTATCTGACGGTGCAGGTGGAGACCCGCGAGCAATACAAGAGCAGCATCTCCGAGCAGATTGATCAGATGCTCGCGACGTTGTACGCCATGCTCGGTCTCGCCCTGCTCATCGCGGTCCTCGGCATCATCAACACACTCGCGCTGTCGGTGGTGGAGCGCAAACGCGAGATCGGCATGCTGCGCGCGATCGGAACCCTGCGCAGTCAGATCAGACGGACCATCTATCTGGAGTCGGTGCTGATCGCGATCTACGGGGCCGTCCTCGGCGTCGTTCTGGGTTCGGTGATCGGTTGGGCTCTGGTGCGCACGCTCGCCCGGTGGGGGCTCGGTGATCCGGTGCTGCCGTGGAGCTTGATGGGCTGGACGCTGCTCGCCTCGGCCGCGGTCGGCGTGTTGGCCGCGTTGTGGCCCGCGGTGCGGGCTGCGCGGACGAAACCGCTCGAGGCGATCGCCGAAGGATGA
- a CDS encoding HNH endonuclease signature motif containing protein: protein MIESTTVLDTESVDAEAVFAATVTQLSDLQWNPEMTGPQAFGAMKQVLLLRNLVDHHATTLTGELDRLGVAGHKTTRLRELLISMGFAPAVAGRYVRISATTDIDLLLTHAADGSISSEHADAIVRGLAHIDTRSPEPLDTVQRCEYLQKLLSHYFAGFTPAEINLYARQLGNELAAEMPGGLPASEDKRINSYTDRITDDGRLEISANLDIIAGEKTRTLMETLSAPKPQPDGSPDPRTPEQICAAAFETIVELAAQGLADTTFSAKPTNGLLWTWSADNPALGGDLQNMGAITEATARMLSCDTTITRIMLDQNGVPLSVGEEKRFFTPGQRKALLVRDRACIKCGAHAGRCQGHHVHHWADGGPTDLDNGCLLCSSCHDDVHHHGWDIIIGFDRHPWLIPPASVDPKRRPVPSYHRRTMRLDDTAA, encoded by the coding sequence ATGATCGAATCCACCACAGTCCTTGACACCGAATCCGTTGATGCCGAAGCAGTCTTCGCCGCCACCGTCACCCAACTCAGCGACCTGCAATGGAACCCGGAGATGACCGGACCCCAAGCTTTCGGTGCGATGAAACAAGTCCTACTGTTGCGCAATCTGGTCGATCACCACGCCACCACCCTCACCGGCGAACTGGACCGCCTCGGCGTGGCGGGTCATAAGACCACCCGACTACGGGAGTTGTTGATCAGCATGGGTTTCGCGCCCGCCGTCGCAGGTCGGTACGTGCGTATCTCGGCCACTACCGATATCGATCTGTTGTTGACACATGCTGCTGACGGGTCCATCTCGTCCGAACACGCCGACGCCATCGTCCGCGGACTGGCACACATCGACACCCGCTCCCCCGAACCACTCGACACCGTCCAACGCTGTGAATACCTGCAGAAACTCCTCTCGCACTACTTCGCCGGATTCACCCCCGCCGAGATCAACCTCTACGCACGGCAGCTGGGTAACGAGCTCGCTGCGGAGATGCCTGGCGGGTTACCGGCCTCAGAGGACAAGAGAATCAACTCCTACACCGACCGCATCACCGACGACGGACGGCTGGAGATCTCGGCGAACCTCGACATCATTGCGGGCGAGAAAACCAGAACTTTGATGGAAACCTTGTCGGCACCGAAACCTCAGCCCGACGGGTCCCCGGATCCGCGGACACCCGAACAGATCTGCGCCGCCGCGTTCGAGACGATCGTGGAGTTGGCGGCACAAGGCTTGGCGGACACCACGTTCTCGGCCAAACCGACGAACGGACTGTTGTGGACGTGGTCGGCGGACAACCCGGCACTCGGCGGGGATCTGCAGAACATGGGTGCCATCACCGAAGCCACCGCGAGAATGTTGTCGTGTGACACCACGATCACCAGAATCATGCTCGATCAGAATGGGGTACCGCTCAGTGTCGGTGAAGAGAAGCGCTTCTTCACCCCAGGGCAACGCAAAGCGTTGTTGGTGCGGGATCGTGCGTGTATCAAATGCGGTGCCCACGCCGGACGTTGCCAAGGACACCATGTGCACCACTGGGCCGATGGTGGTCCCACCGACCTCGATAACGGTTGCCTGCTGTGCAGCAGTTGTCATGATGATGTGCACCACCACGGATGGGACATCATCATCGGATTCGACCGACACCCGTGGCTGATCCCGCCCGCCAGCGTGGACCCGAAACGCCGACCGGTACCGTCCTACCACCGCCGCACCATGCGACTCGACGACACCGCCGCCTGA
- a CDS encoding class I SAM-dependent methyltransferase yields the protein MRRLATFRRAAGLLSDFRYEQTDPARFYGALARDTAAMVGAFADLDDLVILDVGGGPGYFADAFGACGAHYLAVEPDPTEMHAGGLEHRGTVRASGQALPFADDSMDVTLSSNVVEHTSRPWQMCDEMIRVTRPGGLVIVSYTLWWGPFGGHEMGLTHYAGGHRAARWYTRRHGHPPKNLYGTSLFAVTATAGLRWAHSRSDDTTLIAAFPRYLPAPSWWVLRVPVLREFLATNLVVVLRKN from the coding sequence ATGCGCCGACTCGCGACATTCCGTCGCGCAGCCGGCCTGCTGTCGGACTTTCGGTACGAACAGACCGATCCCGCACGCTTCTACGGCGCACTTGCCCGTGACACCGCGGCCATGGTCGGCGCGTTCGCCGACCTCGACGATTTGGTCATCCTCGACGTCGGCGGCGGTCCTGGCTACTTCGCCGACGCATTCGGTGCGTGTGGCGCCCACTACCTGGCGGTCGAACCCGATCCGACGGAAATGCACGCGGGCGGTCTCGAACATCGCGGCACTGTGCGCGCCTCCGGTCAGGCACTTCCTTTCGCCGACGACTCGATGGACGTGACATTGTCGTCCAACGTCGTCGAGCACACCTCACGACCGTGGCAGATGTGCGACGAGATGATCCGCGTGACCCGCCCCGGCGGACTCGTCATTGTCAGCTACACCTTGTGGTGGGGCCCCTTCGGTGGCCACGAAATGGGCCTTACCCACTACGCGGGTGGCCACCGGGCCGCTCGCTGGTACACCCGACGGCACGGACATCCGCCCAAGAACCTCTACGGCACTTCCCTTTTCGCGGTCACCGCGACGGCCGGCCTACGTTGGGCCCACAGCCGATCCGACGACACCACGCTGATCGCCGCTTTCCCCCGCTACCTTCCGGCACCGTCCTGGTGGGTACTGCGCGTCCCGGTGCTCCGCGAGTTCCTGGCCACCAATCTCGTTGTGGTACTGCGCAAGAACTAG
- a CDS encoding glycosyltransferase family 4 protein: MTPPTHVLLLCWRDTGHPQGGGSETYLERVGAELAQRGVEVTYLTAAYPGAPDDERRDGIRFVRAGGRISVYPRALGLLLAARMGRGPLAGRVPDVVIDTQNGVPFFAALTRIAPTVVLVHHCHREQWPVAGRALGRLGWFIESTLSPWVHRRSRYVTVSGPSRSELVGLGVDDARIDVIRNGLDPVPADVKSPGTITSIPRLCVLSRLVPHKQVEHALTVLADLRRAGVDAELDVIGDGWWSGELRSTADTLGVSGAVTFHGHVNEVRKHEILAQARVHLMPSRKEGWGLAVMEAAQHGVPTIGYRSSAGLAESIDDGRTGLLVDGMDEFLSATRKLVDNPDEARRLGRAAQHKSQRYSWSTTCDEMLRVLRDACR, encoded by the coding sequence ATGACACCTCCCACCCACGTGCTGCTCCTCTGCTGGCGAGATACTGGCCACCCGCAAGGCGGTGGCAGCGAGACCTATCTCGAACGGGTGGGCGCAGAGCTGGCGCAGCGAGGTGTCGAGGTGACGTATCTGACCGCGGCGTACCCCGGTGCTCCCGACGACGAGCGTCGCGACGGCATCCGATTCGTGCGGGCCGGCGGCCGGATCTCGGTGTATCCCCGAGCACTCGGTCTCCTGCTGGCCGCCCGGATGGGCCGAGGGCCCCTCGCCGGCCGTGTGCCCGATGTGGTCATCGACACCCAGAACGGCGTGCCCTTCTTCGCCGCTCTGACCCGCATCGCACCGACGGTCGTGCTGGTCCATCACTGCCACCGCGAACAGTGGCCGGTCGCCGGTCGGGCGCTCGGGCGACTCGGCTGGTTCATCGAGTCCACTCTGTCGCCGTGGGTGCACCGGCGCAGCCGCTACGTGACAGTGTCCGGGCCGTCGCGTAGCGAGCTCGTGGGTCTCGGCGTCGACGACGCCCGCATCGACGTGATCCGTAACGGCCTCGATCCCGTGCCCGCCGACGTGAAATCGCCGGGCACAATTACATCGATCCCGCGCCTGTGTGTGTTGTCGCGGCTGGTTCCGCACAAGCAGGTCGAGCACGCGCTGACCGTGCTGGCCGATCTCCGCCGGGCCGGAGTCGACGCCGAGCTAGACGTCATCGGCGACGGCTGGTGGTCCGGCGAATTGCGCAGCACCGCAGATACTCTCGGGGTGAGTGGGGCGGTCACGTTTCACGGTCACGTGAACGAGGTGCGAAAGCACGAGATCCTCGCGCAGGCACGTGTTCACCTCATGCCGTCGCGCAAGGAGGGGTGGGGGCTCGCCGTGATGGAAGCCGCTCAACACGGCGTGCCCACGATCGGGTATCGGAGTTCGGCCGGGCTGGCCGAATCGATCGACGACGGGCGGACCGGTCTGCTGGTCGACGGGATGGACGAGTTCCTCAGCGCCACCCGCAAACTCGTCGACAACCCGGACGAGGCGCGCCGGCTCGGCCGCGCGGCGCAGCACAAGTCGCAGCGCTACTCGTGGTCGACGACGTGCGACGAGATGCTCCGCGTCCTGCGCGACGCCTGTCGCTGA
- a CDS encoding HpcH/HpaI aldolase/citrate lyase family protein, translating to MYDQQNTTVDPDTSDIGSRIDPVLARSWLLVNGAQYERFAPAARSRADIVVLDIEDAVAPKDKVAARENVLRWLATESDDHPGGPGDWVRVNGFGTPWWADDLDALATTSVGGVMLAMVESVDHVTETAKRLPNVPIVALVETARGLERISEIATAKGTFRLAFGIGDFRRDTGFGDNPATLAYARSRFTIAAKAAHLPSAIDGPTVGSGALKLSEATAVSVEFGMTGKICLTPDQCAPVNEGLSPSPDDISWAREFFADFERDGGEIRNGSDLPRIARATKILDLARAYAVTESDYDVDPGHASAPSDTYHY from the coding sequence ATGTACGACCAGCAGAACACCACCGTCGACCCCGACACGAGCGACATCGGCTCGCGGATCGACCCGGTACTCGCGCGCAGCTGGCTGCTCGTCAACGGTGCCCAGTACGAGCGGTTCGCCCCGGCCGCCCGTTCGCGCGCCGACATCGTCGTTCTCGACATCGAGGACGCCGTCGCACCCAAGGACAAGGTCGCCGCCCGCGAGAACGTGCTGCGGTGGCTGGCCACCGAGTCCGACGACCATCCGGGCGGACCGGGAGACTGGGTGCGGGTCAACGGTTTCGGCACTCCGTGGTGGGCCGACGACCTCGACGCGCTGGCCACGACGTCGGTCGGCGGGGTGATGCTGGCGATGGTGGAGTCGGTCGACCACGTCACCGAGACCGCGAAGCGTCTGCCCAACGTGCCGATCGTCGCGCTGGTCGAGACCGCCCGCGGACTCGAGCGGATCAGCGAGATCGCCACGGCGAAAGGTACTTTCCGTCTCGCATTCGGCATCGGCGATTTTCGGCGGGACACCGGCTTCGGTGACAACCCGGCCACCCTGGCCTATGCACGGTCGCGGTTTACCATCGCCGCCAAGGCCGCCCACCTGCCCAGCGCCATCGACGGCCCGACGGTGGGGTCGGGGGCGCTGAAGTTGTCGGAGGCGACCGCGGTGAGCGTGGAGTTCGGCATGACCGGCAAGATCTGTCTGACCCCCGACCAATGCGCCCCGGTCAACGAGGGGCTGTCACCGTCACCCGACGACATCAGTTGGGCGCGTGAGTTCTTCGCCGATTTCGAGCGCGACGGCGGCGAGATCCGCAACGGATCGGATCTGCCGCGCATCGCCCGCGCCACCAAGATCCTCGACCTGGCGCGCGCCTACGCCGTCACCGAGTCCGACTACGACGTCGATCCCGGACACGCGTCGGCCCCCTCCGACACCTACCACTACTGA
- a CDS encoding polysaccharide biosynthesis protein: MATAIRMRGLVGALGSVAAGSMAANLAAYVVYVGAGRWLAPGDYGQFARLLSAMLVLGVPALALQSVIAREVVRGRGSGLARVTATTVAAVVVLALVAVPVVVAVARTGAAATAAALAAAPLLVVIAAGQGVLQGLGEFRALAWVLGAVGIARSVPMLVAFAFGAGPTWGLAVGTLGTAVAAAVVWSAVGVVRRADTGRTRRLPGVNGANPDTTTGVSAAGVLRASQVQLVLIVAVSIDLLLSGTVLHPDDAGVYALGAVATKAAFWLPQAIGVVFYPRLADPARSQTALRQAVAVVASIGVILTVAAAALGPLVPLVVGDAYRPLVGLLWLFAYTGSAMAVLQVLLLSAIAADRTRASAVTWLVVGIEVIVIVCVVDSVVALAVTAAVAVTAAAVATGIDCVRAMSRTPIEADEVRRPA, translated from the coding sequence ATGGCGACAGCGATCCGGATGCGCGGGCTGGTGGGCGCGCTGGGATCGGTGGCCGCCGGGTCGATGGCGGCGAATCTCGCGGCCTATGTCGTCTATGTCGGGGCCGGACGGTGGCTTGCGCCGGGCGATTACGGGCAGTTCGCGCGACTGCTGTCGGCGATGCTCGTCCTCGGTGTCCCCGCGTTGGCGTTGCAGTCGGTGATCGCCCGCGAGGTGGTCCGCGGACGCGGTTCCGGGCTCGCCCGGGTCACGGCGACGACGGTTGCGGCCGTCGTCGTACTCGCGCTCGTTGCCGTCCCGGTGGTCGTCGCGGTGGCCCGGACCGGCGCGGCCGCCACGGCTGCTGCCCTCGCGGCTGCACCGCTGCTCGTGGTGATCGCCGCCGGTCAGGGCGTCCTTCAGGGGCTCGGGGAGTTCCGCGCGCTGGCATGGGTACTCGGGGCGGTCGGCATCGCGCGGTCGGTGCCGATGCTGGTGGCCTTCGCATTCGGCGCCGGCCCGACGTGGGGGCTCGCCGTCGGCACCCTCGGCACGGCCGTCGCCGCTGCCGTCGTGTGGTCGGCGGTCGGGGTGGTCCGCCGCGCCGATACCGGCCGCACCCGGCGACTCCCCGGTGTGAACGGAGCCAACCCGGACACCACCACCGGGGTGAGTGCCGCGGGAGTGCTGCGCGCCTCGCAGGTGCAACTGGTGCTGATCGTGGCGGTCTCGATCGACCTGCTGCTGTCGGGAACCGTGCTACACCCCGACGATGCCGGGGTGTATGCCCTCGGCGCGGTCGCGACCAAGGCCGCCTTCTGGCTGCCACAGGCCATCGGCGTCGTCTTCTATCCGCGGCTCGCCGATCCCGCGCGCTCGCAGACCGCCCTGCGCCAGGCGGTGGCGGTGGTCGCGTCGATCGGGGTGATCCTCACGGTGGCCGCCGCCGCTCTGGGTCCGTTGGTGCCACTCGTCGTCGGCGACGCCTACCGACCGCTGGTGGGACTGCTGTGGCTGTTCGCCTACACCGGCTCGGCGATGGCCGTGCTGCAGGTCCTGCTGTTGTCGGCGATCGCGGCCGATCGCACCCGCGCCTCCGCGGTGACCTGGCTGGTCGTCGGGATCGAGGTGATCGTGATCGTCTGCGTCGTCGATTCCGTCGTTGCGCTCGCGGTCACGGCCGCCGTGGCCGTGACCGCGGCCGCCGTGGCGACCGGCATCGACTGCGTGCGGGCGATGAGCCGCACGCCCATCGAGGCGGATGAGGTGCGCCGGCCGGCCTGA
- a CDS encoding DUF3068 domain-containing protein, with protein sequence MPEPGADDRPRPSRWSTRDLLGPTIIFLGGFLLAAALALPTLLVGQLELIPLSTDVTTVATSVPTGDEGAAQASSSGSGSPAPTATILDRCSLNTPTARTLPATLVRQQRLVAVRPADKRVITLQAGTSVQGDRIWLDGRIADADATRPGSEVPPASGEAACTDPTLSAFKDRVTLSRRSATPDLGANSTGARGNSEIQYDSNAVPVGAPDRTGYTYVLPFGVSVAEHTFFDPTTRRSVPLTPQGDAQVDGRSAQRFVAEVPDTDLDATRSGVPDGVPPTRITRPASWFGVGGDPARQLTATLHQSSRWELSVDTSTGTILDERVTIDQAYRLPDPAFADFRLTNLQATFAYDDATRSRLSDLAGSLSTPVVIWGRVVPIVAAVLGVVAVVGGLVLTIGSRRAGE encoded by the coding sequence ATGCCCGAGCCCGGCGCCGACGACCGCCCCCGCCCGAGCCGCTGGTCGACGCGCGACCTGCTCGGGCCGACCATCATCTTCCTCGGCGGATTCCTCCTGGCGGCCGCGCTGGCGCTGCCGACGCTGCTGGTGGGGCAGCTCGAGCTCATCCCGCTCTCGACCGACGTGACCACCGTCGCCACCAGCGTCCCGACCGGTGACGAGGGCGCCGCGCAGGCCTCGTCATCGGGGTCGGGGTCGCCCGCTCCGACTGCCACCATCCTGGATCGCTGCTCGCTTAACACCCCGACCGCACGCACCCTGCCGGCCACGCTGGTCCGGCAACAACGCCTGGTCGCGGTCCGCCCGGCCGACAAACGGGTGATCACCCTGCAGGCGGGCACGTCGGTGCAGGGCGACCGCATCTGGCTCGACGGCCGCATCGCCGACGCCGACGCCACCCGCCCCGGATCCGAGGTGCCACCCGCGTCCGGCGAAGCGGCGTGCACGGATCCGACGTTGTCGGCGTTCAAGGATCGCGTGACCCTCTCGCGCCGCTCCGCGACACCCGATCTGGGCGCCAACAGCACCGGGGCGCGGGGCAATTCGGAGATCCAGTACGACAGCAACGCGGTGCCGGTCGGAGCGCCGGACCGCACCGGCTACACCTACGTCCTGCCGTTCGGGGTGAGCGTCGCCGAACACACCTTCTTCGATCCGACGACCCGGCGGTCGGTGCCGCTGACTCCGCAGGGCGACGCGCAGGTCGACGGCCGCAGCGCGCAACGCTTCGTCGCCGAGGTCCCCGACACCGACCTCGACGCCACCCGTTCCGGGGTGCCCGACGGCGTGCCGCCGACCCGGATCACGCGTCCGGCGTCGTGGTTCGGTGTCGGCGGCGATCCGGCGCGGCAACTCACCGCGACCCTGCATCAGAGCTCCCGGTGGGAACTGTCGGTCGACACCTCGACCGGTACGATCCTCGACGAGCGGGTCACCATCGATCAGGCCTATCGTCTCCCCGACCCGGCGTTCGCCGACTTCCGCCTGACGAATCTGCAGGCGACCTTCGCCTACGACGACGCCACCCGGAGCCGGTTGTCCGACCTGGCCGGGAGTCTGTCGACGCCGGTGGTGATCTGGGGTCGGGTCGTGCCGATCGTCGCCGCGGTCCTCGGCGTCGTCGCCGTGGTCGGCGGGCTGGTGCTGACGATCGGGTCGCGTCGGGCGGGCGAGTAA